A genomic region of Candidatus Edwardsbacteria bacterium RifOxyA12_full_54_48 contains the following coding sequences:
- a CDS encoding ABC transporter ATP-binding protein: MIELFDIHKSFEGKPVLKGVNLRIDQGETLAILGRSGCGKSVTLKIILRLLKQDQGRIMIDGEDTTGYTEGQMLPLRKKIGMLFQGAALFDSMNVKENVAYPLREHLKLSEDEISQKVAQALSFVELAGSERLMPSELSGGMKKRVALARAIVLEPRYMFYDEPTTGLDPLTSRKINELINKLKDELKVGSIVVTHEIANAFKVADRFEVIKDGEILFSGTSSELKGSKLKFVQDFIKGGTIENANQ; encoded by the coding sequence ATGATTGAGTTGTTCGACATCCATAAATCCTTTGAGGGCAAACCGGTCTTAAAAGGGGTCAACCTCAGGATAGATCAGGGCGAAACCCTGGCGATACTGGGCCGTTCCGGCTGCGGCAAGAGCGTGACCCTGAAGATAATCCTCCGGCTGCTCAAACAGGACCAGGGACGGATAATGATCGACGGCGAGGACACCACTGGTTATACCGAGGGGCAGATGCTGCCCTTGCGGAAAAAGATCGGGATGCTTTTCCAGGGGGCGGCGTTGTTCGATTCCATGAACGTCAAGGAGAACGTGGCTTACCCCTTGCGGGAACATCTGAAACTGTCGGAAGATGAGATCTCCCAAAAAGTGGCCCAGGCCCTGAGCTTTGTGGAGCTTGCCGGCAGCGAACGGCTGATGCCCTCGGAGCTTTCCGGCGGCATGAAAAAAAGGGTGGCCCTGGCCCGGGCCATAGTGCTGGAACCGCGCTACATGTTCTATGATGAGCCCACCACCGGCCTGGATCCCCTGACCTCCCGCAAGATCAACGAGCTGATAAACAAACTGAAGGATGAACTCAAGGTGGGTTCAATAGTGGTGACCCACGAGATAGCCAACGCCTTTAAGGTGGCCGACCGCTTCGAGGTGATCAAGGACGGGGAGATACTTTTCTCCGGCACCTCCAGCGAACTCAAGGGCTCAAAATTAAAATTCGTCCAGGATTTCATTAAAGGGGGAACGATCGAAAATGCCAATCAATAA